In Dromiciops gliroides isolate mDroGli1 chromosome 4, mDroGli1.pri, whole genome shotgun sequence, one DNA window encodes the following:
- the LOC122726298 gene encoding small proline-rich protein 2A-like, translating into MSYQNQQQYKQPCQLPPNWLQPCQPKCPEPCPPKCPEPCPPRFLEPCPPRCPEPCPPQQCQQKYPPCPSPCQQQFPLKRK; encoded by the exons ATGTCCTACCAGAATCAGCAACAGTACAAACAGCCTTGCCAGCTACCTCCCAATTGGCTACAGCCTTGCCAGCCCAAGTGTCCAGAGCCATGTCCTCCAAAATGCCCAGAGCCATGCCCTCCTAGATTCCTAGAGCCATGCCCTCCTAG GTGCCCTGAACCATGCCCACCACAACAGTGCCAGCAGAAATATCCCCCATGCCCTTCACCTTGCCAGCAGCAATTCCCACTCAAGAGGAAGTAG